Proteins encoded in a region of the Neodiprion virginianus isolate iyNeoVirg1 chromosome 2, iyNeoVirg1.1, whole genome shotgun sequence genome:
- the LOC124297489 gene encoding actin-related protein 3 isoform X1, translating into MAGRLPACVIDVGTGYTKLGFAANKEPQFIIPSAIAIKETAKVGDNSARRVTKGVEDLDFFIGDEAFDATGYAVKYPVRHGLVEDWDLMERFLEQCIFKYLRAEPEDHYFLLTEPPLNTPENREYTAEIMFESFNVPGLYIAVQAVLALAASWTSRNVEDRILTGIVVDSGDGVTHVIPVAEGYVIGSCIKHIPIAGRNITYFIQSLLREREIGIPPEQSLETAKAIKEKFCYICPDIAKEFAKYDSDPTKWLKRFEGINSVTKQAFGVDVGYERFLGPEIFFHPEFSNPDFTTPLSEIVDNVIQNCPIDVRRPLYHNIVLSGGSTMFRDFGRRLQRDIKRTVDARLKLSEALSGGHLKPKPIDVQVISHHMQRCAVWFGGSMLASTPEFYQVCHTKAAYQEYGPGICRHNPVFGAMT; encoded by the exons ATGGCCGGACGCCTTCCTGCGTGCGTTATCGATGTCGGTACTGG GTATACTAAACTGGGATTCGCCGCTAACAAAGAACCTCAATTTATAATACCGTCCGCTATAGCGATAAAGGAAACAGCCAAGGTAGGCGACAACTCTGCGAGGCGAGTCACCAAGGGTGTCGAAGACTTGGATTTTTTCATTGGCGATGAAGCCTTTGACGCTACCGGATATGCAGTCAAG taCCCCGTCAGGCATGGCTTGGTTGAAGACTGGGACCTGATGGAGAGATTCCTCGAGCAATGCATCTTTAAATATCTTAGAGCTGAGCCTGAAGACCACTACTTCCTCCTCACCGAGCCACCCCTTAACACACCAGAGAATAGGGAATACACCGCTGAGATTATGTTTGAATCGTTCAATGTACCTGGACTATACATAGCCGTACAAGCTGTTCTTGCCCTTGCCGCGTCCTGGACATCAAGGAATGTCGAGGACAGGATACTAACGGGGATTGTTGTGGACAGTGGTGATGGGGTTACACATGTTATTCCTGTG gcCGAAGGATACGTGATTGGTAGCTGCATCAAGCACATTCCGATAGCAGGTCGCAACATTACCTACTTCATCCAAAGCCTTTTGAGGGAGCGTGAGATTGGCATACCGCCAGAACAGTCGCTGGAAACAGCAAAAGCGAtaaaggaaaaattttgctacATTTGTCCTGACATTGCCAAAGAATTTGCTAAGTATGACAGTGATCCCACTAAGTGGCTTAAACGATTCGAAGGAATTAACAGCGTCACGAAACAGGCTTTTGGTGTCGATGTTGGATATGAAAGATTTCTAGGTCCTGAAATATTCTTTCATCCTGAG TTCTCCAATCCAGACTTCACGACACCTTTGAGCGAAATAGTGGATAATGTGATTCAGAACTGTCCCATTGATGTGAGGAGGCCATTGTATCATAATATCGTACTCTCCGGAGGTTCAACGATGTTCAGAGATTTTGGTAGACGTTTGCAACGTGACATAAAGAGAACTGTCGATGCCAGACTAAAGCTCAGTGAAGCTCTTAGCGGTGGTCATCTCAAG CCAAAGCCAATTGACGTCCAAGTGATATCGCATCACATGCAGCGTTGTGCCGTCTGGTTTGGAGGATCCATGTTAGCAAGTACTCCTGAATTCTATCAGGTTTGTCATACAAAAGCTGCTTACCAAGAGTACGGTCCTGGAATATGCCGTCATAATCCAGTATTTGGTGCTATGACATAA
- the LOC124297489 gene encoding actin-related protein 3 isoform X2 has translation MKPLTLPDMQSRHGLVEDWDLMERFLEQCIFKYLRAEPEDHYFLLTEPPLNTPENREYTAEIMFESFNVPGLYIAVQAVLALAASWTSRNVEDRILTGIVVDSGDGVTHVIPVAEGYVIGSCIKHIPIAGRNITYFIQSLLREREIGIPPEQSLETAKAIKEKFCYICPDIAKEFAKYDSDPTKWLKRFEGINSVTKQAFGVDVGYERFLGPEIFFHPEFSNPDFTTPLSEIVDNVIQNCPIDVRRPLYHNIVLSGGSTMFRDFGRRLQRDIKRTVDARLKLSEALSGGHLKPKPIDVQVISHHMQRCAVWFGGSMLASTPEFYQVCHTKAAYQEYGPGICRHNPVFGAMT, from the exons ATGAAGCCTTTGACGCTACCGGATATGCAGTCAAG GCATGGCTTGGTTGAAGACTGGGACCTGATGGAGAGATTCCTCGAGCAATGCATCTTTAAATATCTTAGAGCTGAGCCTGAAGACCACTACTTCCTCCTCACCGAGCCACCCCTTAACACACCAGAGAATAGGGAATACACCGCTGAGATTATGTTTGAATCGTTCAATGTACCTGGACTATACATAGCCGTACAAGCTGTTCTTGCCCTTGCCGCGTCCTGGACATCAAGGAATGTCGAGGACAGGATACTAACGGGGATTGTTGTGGACAGTGGTGATGGGGTTACACATGTTATTCCTGTG gcCGAAGGATACGTGATTGGTAGCTGCATCAAGCACATTCCGATAGCAGGTCGCAACATTACCTACTTCATCCAAAGCCTTTTGAGGGAGCGTGAGATTGGCATACCGCCAGAACAGTCGCTGGAAACAGCAAAAGCGAtaaaggaaaaattttgctacATTTGTCCTGACATTGCCAAAGAATTTGCTAAGTATGACAGTGATCCCACTAAGTGGCTTAAACGATTCGAAGGAATTAACAGCGTCACGAAACAGGCTTTTGGTGTCGATGTTGGATATGAAAGATTTCTAGGTCCTGAAATATTCTTTCATCCTGAG TTCTCCAATCCAGACTTCACGACACCTTTGAGCGAAATAGTGGATAATGTGATTCAGAACTGTCCCATTGATGTGAGGAGGCCATTGTATCATAATATCGTACTCTCCGGAGGTTCAACGATGTTCAGAGATTTTGGTAGACGTTTGCAACGTGACATAAAGAGAACTGTCGATGCCAGACTAAAGCTCAGTGAAGCTCTTAGCGGTGGTCATCTCAAG CCAAAGCCAATTGACGTCCAAGTGATATCGCATCACATGCAGCGTTGTGCCGTCTGGTTTGGAGGATCCATGTTAGCAAGTACTCCTGAATTCTATCAGGTTTGTCATACAAAAGCTGCTTACCAAGAGTACGGTCCTGGAATATGCCGTCATAATCCAGTATTTGGTGCTATGACATAA